From Salipiger profundus, a single genomic window includes:
- a CDS encoding NAD-dependent succinate-semialdehyde dehydrogenase, translating to MLDQTETNLPSLLDDPSLLQTQAYVNGEWIDGADGTFEVTNPARGDVIAEVANLSREQIAGAIDGAYIAQKEWASWTGKERAQVLRKWFDLIMANQQDLAKILTAEMGKPLAEAAGEIAYGASFIEFFGEEAKRVYGETIPGHQRDKRIMVIKQPIGVAASITPWNFPNAMITRKAAPALAAGCSFVARPASETPLSAIALAVLAERAGIPAGVFNMLPSDSASEAGKEFCENPKVRKLTFTGSTQVGRILLGQAADQVMKCSMELGGNAPFIVFDDADLDAAVQGAIMCKFRNNGQTCVCANRIYVQAGVYDEFAAKLKEAVSNMKVGDGLEDGTDLGPLITTKAIEKVQDHIADAKSKGAQLILGDGETLQGPGNFMAPTIVTGATKEMKFSTDETFGPLAPLFKFETEEDVIELANDTIFGLASYFYAKDLSRVYKVAEALEYGIVGVNTGIISTEMAPFGGVKQSGLGREGSHHGIEDYLEMKYVCLSV from the coding sequence ATGCTGGATCAGACCGAAACAAACCTTCCCTCGCTTCTCGACGATCCCAGCCTCCTGCAGACCCAGGCCTACGTGAACGGCGAGTGGATCGACGGCGCCGACGGCACTTTCGAGGTCACCAACCCCGCGCGTGGCGACGTCATCGCCGAGGTGGCCAACCTGTCGCGCGAGCAGATCGCCGGGGCCATCGACGGCGCCTACATCGCGCAGAAGGAATGGGCGAGCTGGACCGGCAAGGAGCGCGCGCAGGTGCTCCGCAAGTGGTTCGACCTGATCATGGCCAACCAGCAGGATCTCGCGAAGATCCTGACCGCCGAGATGGGCAAGCCGCTGGCCGAGGCCGCCGGCGAGATCGCCTACGGCGCGAGCTTCATCGAGTTCTTCGGCGAAGAGGCCAAGCGCGTCTACGGCGAGACCATTCCCGGCCACCAACGCGACAAGCGCATCATGGTCATCAAGCAGCCGATCGGTGTCGCGGCCTCGATCACGCCGTGGAACTTCCCCAACGCGATGATCACCCGCAAGGCCGCCCCGGCGCTCGCCGCGGGCTGCAGCTTCGTCGCCCGTCCCGCGTCGGAGACGCCGCTTTCGGCCATCGCGCTGGCGGTGCTCGCCGAGCGCGCCGGCATCCCCGCGGGCGTGTTCAACATGCTGCCCTCGGACAGCGCCTCGGAAGCCGGCAAGGAGTTCTGCGAGAACCCCAAGGTGCGCAAGCTGACCTTCACCGGCTCGACGCAGGTCGGCCGCATCCTGCTGGGCCAGGCCGCCGACCAGGTGATGAAGTGCTCGATGGAGCTGGGCGGCAACGCGCCGTTCATCGTGTTCGACGACGCGGACCTCGACGCCGCCGTGCAGGGCGCGATCATGTGCAAGTTCCGCAACAACGGCCAGACCTGCGTCTGCGCCAACCGGATCTACGTGCAGGCCGGCGTCTACGACGAATTCGCCGCCAAGCTGAAGGAAGCGGTCAGCAACATGAAGGTCGGCGACGGCCTTGAAGACGGCACGGACCTCGGCCCGCTGATCACCACCAAGGCCATCGAGAAGGTTCAGGACCACATCGCCGACGCGAAGTCGAAGGGCGCGCAGCTCATCCTCGGTGACGGCGAGACGCTGCAGGGCCCCGGCAATTTCATGGCGCCGACCATCGTCACCGGCGCGACCAAGGAGATGAAGTTCTCGACCGACGAGACCTTCGGCCCGCTCGCGCCGCTGTTCAAGTTCGAGACCGAGGAAGACGTCATCGAGCTCGCCAATGACACGATCTTCGGGCTGGCCTCCTACTTCTACGCCAAGGACCTGAGCCGCGTGTACAAGGTCGCCGAGGCGCTGGAATACGGCATCGTCGGCGTGAACACCGGCATCATCTCGACCGAGATGGCCCCCTTCGGCGGCGTCAAGCAATCCGGCCTCGGTCGCGAGGGCTCGCACCACGGCATCGAGGACTACCTCGAGATGAAATACGTCTGCCTCAGCGTGTGA
- a CDS encoding alpha/beta hydrolase, with protein MDLSDAYANGPHIAQAGTYPPRWAEAAACYRKALSLKGRLRSGLPYGRGPRERFDLFLPDGPPEGLVVFVHGGYWMAFGREDWSHLAGGAVARGWAVALPSYDLCPDIGLSGITRQIAAAVTAAAAEVAGPIRLAGHSAGGHLVARMLAPGMLPDPVAARIAHVMPISPLSDLRPLMQTGMNEKLRLDAVEAWAESPVAMAPPECPVTVWVGADERPAFLDQARWLSEAWHCDAVIDPGRHHFDVIDGLADPDSAMTRHLLA; from the coding sequence ATGGATCTGAGCGACGCCTACGCCAACGGGCCCCATATTGCGCAGGCCGGGACCTACCCGCCCCGCTGGGCCGAGGCCGCCGCCTGCTACCGCAAGGCATTGTCGCTGAAGGGGCGCCTGCGCAGCGGTCTTCCCTACGGCCGAGGTCCGCGCGAGCGGTTCGACCTGTTCCTGCCCGACGGCCCGCCCGAGGGGCTCGTCGTCTTCGTGCACGGCGGCTACTGGATGGCCTTCGGCCGCGAGGACTGGTCGCATCTCGCCGGCGGAGCGGTGGCCCGGGGCTGGGCGGTGGCGCTGCCGTCCTACGATCTCTGCCCCGACATCGGGCTCTCGGGCATCACCCGCCAGATCGCCGCCGCGGTGACGGCGGCCGCGGCCGAGGTCGCGGGGCCGATCCGGCTCGCCGGGCATTCCGCCGGCGGGCACCTCGTGGCGAGGATGCTCGCGCCGGGGATGCTCCCCGACCCGGTGGCGGCGCGGATTGCGCATGTCATGCCGATCTCGCCGCTCTCCGACCTGCGCCCGCTGATGCAGACCGGCATGAACGAAAAGCTGCGGCTCGACGCGGTCGAGGCCTGGGCAGAAAGCCCGGTCGCCATGGCCCCGCCGGAGTGTCCTGTCACGGTCTGGGTCGGCGCCGACGAGCGGCCGGCCTTCCTCGACCAGGCGCGTTGGCTGAGCGAGGCCTGGCATTGCGACGCGGTCATCGATCCCGGCCGGCACCACTTCGACGTAATCGACGGGCTCGCGGACCCCGATAGCGCCATGACGCGGCACCTGCTGGCCTGA